A genomic region of Sulfuriferula thiophila contains the following coding sequences:
- a CDS encoding transposase → MANYRRNFVAGGSFFFTVNLAERKSSLLTEHIELLREAFRYTRNRHPFEINAIVVLPEHLHTIWTLPAG, encoded by the coding sequence ATGGCAAACTATCGACGAAACTTTGTTGCGGGCGGCAGCTTCTTTTTCACCGTGAATCTCGCTGAGCGTAAATCCAGCCTGCTCACGGAACATATCGAACTATTACGCGAAGCATTCCGCTATACGCGTAACCGCCATCCTTTCGAAATCAATGCGATTGTTGTGCTACCCGAGCATTTGCACACCATCTGGACTTTGCCTGCTGGCG